The nucleotide window AAAGTAATTATACTTTATTCTTCTTTATGGCGAGATGATAGCTCCCTTAAAATTGAGTCAAGGGGAACTCCCGTTGCAATGCAGCCAACAAGAAGATGGTAGAGTAAATCAGCAGCTTCATAACAAAATCCGTCATCATCTCCGGTGGCAATGGCAAGAGCTGTCTCAACACCTTCTTCTCCAACTTTTTGAGCTACTCGTGATTTGCCTCTTGCCAACAACTTAGCAGTATAGCTTTCTTCTATTGAATCATTTTTACGCTTATTTAAGTAGTACCAAAGACGACCTAAGAAAGTGCCCTCCGTGGAATTCTTTTTACCAAAAAGTGTTTTAAAAAAGCAGCTGCGGGCTCCGGTATGACATGCCGGTCCTGCTGGAGTTACAACAGCCAAAAGCGTATCTCCGTCACAGTCAATACGCATTTCAATCAAGCTCATAGTGTTTCCGCTAGTTTCTCCCTTGTGCCATAACTCTTGACGAGAACGACTCCATAGTACTAACTCTCCTGATTCCGCAGTCAATTGCAGAGAATCGGCGTTTGCCCATGCAACCATCAAAATCTCTGCACTTATTGCATCCTGTACGACGACCGGTACCAGTCCTTTTTCATCAAATTTTATTTGGTTTAGGTCAATTTTCATATCCTATTCTCCTTTAAGCTTCGCGGCAGCGAGAGCATCCTCTAAGGTCATTCCACCCTCATAAAGGCTTTTCCCAACTACAGCGGCACTTACTCCAATTTCAGCAAGAGTATTAATATCTTTCGTAGTTGTAATCCCACCTGCGGCGACTATTTCATACCCCTCTCCAACAAGGGGTGTATAAAGATCTGATCTAATTCCACTCATCATGCCATCACGCTCAGTGTCCGTCACTAAAAAGACGGTAAATCCGACTTTTTTTAGGGTGCTTATTGCCTCTTCAGGTGTATGCTCAGTATTTTCCAGCCAACCGGAATGGACAACTTTCCCCTTCTTTATATCAATAGCTGGCATAGCCACAGAGCCAAATTCAGCGAAAATAGTGGTTGGCATATCAGAGTTTTTAAAAAGAAGGCTCCCTATCATTACTCTGTTCGCCCCTGAATCAATGGCAGATTTTATGGAGTTCTGAGAACGAAGACCTCCTCCGTATTGCGTGAACATTCCAAGGGACGCTATTTCTTCTAAGACTTTTAAATGGCACGGTTCTCCTAATTTTGCACCCTCTAAATCAACTATGTGTATATAATCACACCCAGAAGCCTGTATTTTTTTAGCAGAATCAAGAGGAGATAGCTCATAATATGATTTGCGAGAGAAATCTCCTTCAGAGAGTCGAATAACCTTCCCCTCATAAAGGTCTATCGCAGGGAATAAGATCAAAGCCAAAGTCCCTTTGTGCTTGGATCAATTGCGGTGGTGAGCAAAGCTTGTCTAAGCGAAACACCAACGGCCTTAAATATAGCTTCTGCAGCATGGTGAGAATTGTCTGCTTCCAATATTCCTATGTGTAAAGTGATGGCTCCCTCTCGCGCCAATGCCTGAAAAAATTCAAAAACCAGCTCTAAATCAAAATCAGCACATCTTTCTGTAGGGAAGGAACCTTTAAAGAAGGCTCCACCACGACCACTAAAATCAAGAGCCACGCGTGCCAAAGAGCCATCCATAGGCAGCATGCACCATGCATATCTATTTATTGGAGCACTCTCTTTTGCAATAACGCGAAGTGCTTGCCCTAATGCAATGCCGATATCTTCTGTAAGGTGGTGA belongs to Synergistaceae bacterium and includes:
- a CDS encoding imidazoleglycerol-phosphate dehydratase; amino-acid sequence: MKTEIIRNTSETQISLTLEYPGTEREIETGCGFLDHMLNLMCHRAGFGIVLKAKGDVEIDFHHLTEDIGIALGQALRVIAKESAPINRYAWCMLPMDGSLARVALDFSGRGGAFFKGSFPTERCADFDLELVFEFFQALAREGAITLHIGILEADNSHHAAEAIFKAVGVSLRQALLTTAIDPSTKGLWL
- a CDS encoding 1-(5-phosphoribosyl)-5-[(5-phosphoribosylamino)methylideneamino] imidazole-4-carboxamide isomerase; amino-acid sequence: MALILFPAIDLYEGKVIRLSEGDFSRKSYYELSPLDSAKKIQASGCDYIHIVDLEGAKLGEPCHLKVLEEIASLGMFTQYGGGLRSQNSIKSAIDSGANRVMIGSLLFKNSDMPTTIFAEFGSVAMPAIDIKKGKVVHSGWLENTEHTPEEAISTLKKVGFTVFLVTDTERDGMMSGIRSDLYTPLVGEGYEIVAAGGITTTKDINTLAEIGVSAAVVGKSLYEGGMTLEDALAAAKLKGE
- a CDS encoding bifunctional phosphoribosyl-AMP cyclohydrolase/phosphoribosyl-ATP diphosphatase HisIE, encoding MKIDLNQIKFDEKGLVPVVVQDAISAEILMVAWANADSLQLTAESGELVLWSRSRQELWHKGETSGNTMSLIEMRIDCDGDTLLAVVTPAGPACHTGARSCFFKTLFGKKNSTEGTFLGRLWYYLNKRKNDSIEESYTAKLLARGKSRVAQKVGEEGVETALAIATGDDDGFCYEAADLLYHLLVGCIATGVPLDSILRELSSRHKEE